In one Neobacillus sp. CF12 genomic region, the following are encoded:
- a CDS encoding HPr family phosphocarrier protein yields MTIKEEQILCQKLTHGKIMKLVAKANEFESTILVEMHHKRLNAKSILSMAMFGGTNGNMTIFAFGKDSEEAVTALKTIFNKC; encoded by the coding sequence TTGACAATCAAGGAAGAACAGATTCTTTGTCAGAAACTCACCCATGGGAAAATTATGAAATTAGTGGCGAAAGCTAATGAATTTGAGAGCACTATTTTAGTAGAAATGCATCACAAACGTCTAAATGCCAAAAGTATATTAAGTATGGCTATGTTCGGTGGCACAAATGGCAATATGACTATTTTTGCTTTTGGAAAAGATAGCGAAGAAGCTGTTACAGCATTAAAGACAATTTTCAATAAATGTTAA